In Cydia fagiglandana chromosome 16, ilCydFagi1.1, whole genome shotgun sequence, the following are encoded in one genomic region:
- the LOC134672284 gene encoding uncharacterized protein LOC134672284, translating into MPIKINVHEQHVGAFSKLRCLVSIFGIQCQEQTQDYVVNNLAKVRMHFRVQNQVSPLACNILALPLENKNKVKVIVSCQDTDVPFHSHILLDKWTQFGSKQNCDIAVDKYRTCLLNIIIFASKVEDFYPVKIYHDADFTDFNLSAAEGSIAVHRVILAAHSDVFRAMLSHEWKETTEGRIEIEGVTLQTLRYLKQYMYLRKLPDDGLKALLLLASYYLIDDLKADCLSRLVLNYKSGEWSSLLEFAVENKLSELISAIMLVSSAVDLEDHQNVQVKKQKMAQ; encoded by the exons ATGCCCATAAAAAT AAATGTCCATGAGCAGCATGTTGGAGCTTTCTCAAAACTCAGATGCTTGGTCAGCATTTTTGGAATACAGTGTCAGGAGCAAACTCAGGATTATGTTGTTAATAACTTGGCAAAAGTGCGGATGCATTTTAGGGTGCAAAATCAAGTATCACCTCTAGCATGCAACATTCTTGCTCTGCCACTAGAAAATAAGAATAAAGTCAAAGTGATAGTGTCATGCCAAGATACGGATGTGCCATTTCATTCACACATCTTGCTAGATAAATGGACACAGTTTGGCAGTAAACAAAACTGTGATATAGCCGTTGACAAGTATCGCACATGCCTAttgaatattataatttttgcaAGCAAGGTTGAAGATTTTTACCCTGTCAAAATTTATCATGATGCTGATTTTACGGACTTCAACTTGAGTGCTGCTGAGGGCAGCATAGCCGTTCACAGGGTCATACTAGCAGCTCACAGTGATGTATTCCGAGCTATGCTTAGCCATGAATGGAAGGAGACAACGGAAGGCCGAATTGAGATTGAGGGGGTCACTCTGCAAACTCTTCGGTACCTGAAGCAGTATATGTACCTCCGAAAACTGCCAGATGATGGACTGAAGGCATTACTTTTGTTAGCATCATACTACTTGATTGATGATCTAAAAGCAGATTGCTTATCAAGGCTGGTTCTAAACTACAAGTCTGGAGAATGGAGCAGCCTTCTCGAGTTTGCTGTAGAGAATAAATTATCAGAACTGATTTCTGCTATAATGCTGGTAAGTTCAGCAGTGGACCTTGAAGATCATCAAAATGTGCAGgtgaaaaaacaaaaaatggCACAATAA